CGGACGGGAAGCGCGCCTGTCGCCACTCGACGGACGCCCCCGAGAGGACGCGCGGGGCGTCAGCCGGGATCCCCGCGACCGTGACCGGTTCGCCATCGCCAACGGTCTCCGCACGGGCCAGTGGGACGACGATATCGTCCTCGGCCGCGGCCGCCCGCGCATCGGCGAGAGAGTCGTACTGGGTCGCTGTCGCGGTTCCCGAGAGGTCGTCCTCGAGCGTCTCGGTGTACGCGCCCGCGCTCGCGAGGAGGAACGCGGTCCCGAGGAGGAACGCGGCGGTGATCGCCACGACGAGCACCGTCAGCCACTCGCGGCGTGACCAGCCACGGAGGAACACCCGTGCGTAGCTCATCGGAGCGGAGAGAGCCGCGGGAGGGAGAGAGTTCGTCGCGCGGTCGACTCTGGGGGGACCATCTGGAGATCAGCTCTCGGGTGTTCGGAGGCGTTCGCGGCTGAGCGTGCCGTCTTCGAGCGTCAACGTCTCGGGGAACCGGTCGGCGAGTCGGCGGTCGTGGCTGATGACGACGAGCGCGGTTCCGGCGCGTTCTTTCGTCGTGAACAGCAGATCGAGCACCGCCTCTGCCGTCTCGGGATCGAGTTGGCCCGTGGGCTCGTCCGCGAGGACGACCGCCGGCCGGTTCGACAGCGCCCGCGCGATGGCGACGCGCTGTTTCTCCCCGCCCGAGAGCGTCGGGGGGTACTGGTTCGCCAGGTCGGAGATGCCCAGTGCGTCGAACAGCCGATCGAGCCACTGGTCGTCGCGCTCGCCGGCGTGTTCCTGCGGGAGGCCGGCGTTCTCGCGGACGGTGAGGTCGGGGATGAGCTGGAAGTCCTGAAAGACGAAGCCCACGAGGTCGCGTCGGAGAACCGCTCGCTGGCGCTCGGAGAGCGAACTCGCGTCCCGGCCGTCGATGTAGAGCGATCCGCTCGTGGGGACGTCGAGCAGGCCGAGGACGTTGAACAGCGTCGTCTTCCCCGCGCCGCTCGGCCCCTGGACGAGGAGCGTCGCGTCTGCGGGCACGTCGATGGAGACGCCGTCGAGGATGCGCTCGCCCGTGCGTTCGACGACGAGATCGACACCCTGGAGGACCGGGTCAGCCATAGATACACCCAGGTATCTCTCCACGGTACCTAATACTGTCGTCATTTCGAGGAACTCCACGTTCGGTACCGATCAGCCGCTTCGTCTCGTCGGTGAGGGGGAGGCGTCCCGCAGACACCTCTCTTGATCCCGATCCCAACGGTGCTCACTGTTCCGATTACGACATAACGACGGCAAGGCGAAAAGTTAACAATGATATTAAATCTATGTAAATTCATCATGTTCTCCGGCTCAGTTCCCCGGTCTGTAGACGCCCAGCAGGTAGAACAGGGTCACTACCCGGTGGACGGGCCGACGGACCCGGGATGGATCGGATTCGGGATGGACGTGCCCGGGCTCGTTTCGCCTGTCGGCTTTATCGACCTCTTGCTTCCGTACGCTGGCCTCGTCGTTCCACTGTTCTTTGTTGGCTTCTTTGTCGCGACGTTCGTCGGGATCCTGGCCAGCGAGAACACGTACGTCCGGCGCACCTACATTGGTGGATTCATAGCGCTGCTGGTACTGTCGAATCTCCTGGTGCCGGCCGTTCCTGCGCCGATTACTCAGTGGCACAAGTTCTCCGAACTGCGGCCGACCGAACAGACTCATTACCAGTTTCGGATCGTCGACGCGAGCGGGAACGAGATCGTGTACGACGACAAAGCCATATGGAGCGTCGGTGGAATAAGCATGCGCTTCGCTCACGATCAGATACTCGAGGGAGCGACACAGGAGGAGAGAGACGAGGCTGCCAGATATTTGCTCTCGGAGGCGCGGGAGTATCGTGCGCACCTCCGCGATCGCTCGCCGGGACACTTCCTTCGGTTCCCGCCGCACGGAGTGGCAGGGACATGGAGCTACAGTGACGTCGAACCGTACGACCGATTCGTCGGGATTCGGCTCTATCGCTTGGAGATAGAGACGTCGGCGGATGGAACCGAGATCGTCGAGCACTCCGAGGAAGCGGTCTACGAGTACAGGCTGAACGAAACTGAGATGGACGCGAGCGAGTCCACGGTGCGGACTCCGATTGTAGAGACCGATGAGACGCGTCCGCAGGTTGCACATCTGGGGACACCAACGGCGGTGGGAAGATGAGGCTCGGATTCGTCAATTACGCTCGCCGCCCGACTCGGGAGACGCCGATCAACGACGCGGTTGCCCGGTTCATCCTCGGGGGATATCTGATCTGGAAGACCGTGTGGTACGACTGGAACGAGGTACTCGAGACACCGTTTCTCCCCTACCAGAACTACTCCCTGCTCATCCCCGAGTCGGCAACGGTACTGATCGTCGAGAAGTACCTCCTCGTCGTCACGCTCCTCGCGTTCATCCTCGGGTACAGATTGCGCCTGTCGGCGTTCGGAAGCGCGCTCCTGGTCAGCCATCTCGGCGTCGTCCGATACGTGTACAACACGAGTGGTGGGGTGACCTCGCTGTTCATCGCCACGTACTTTCTCGTCTTCTTCGGTCTCTACCACCACCGCAGCGAACTGTCGCTGGATGGGGTGCGACGGACGCGCAACGAACAGCTTTCGGCGCTCGTGGGGCGGTTGAAGTCGTCGGCTCGAGAGACCTACCGGATGGACACGCTCCGGTGGAACCTCCTGATATTCGCGGTGATCTACTTCGGCTCCGGCTTCGACAAGTTGCTCCAGAGCGGGCTCGCGTGGATCGGCTCCGAGAACCTGAGTCGGATCATCGTCGTGCAGGATTTCCTCTACGAACAGACGCTTCCGATCGGTTCGTCCGAGGTGGCAACGCCGTTCGGGGTCTGGATGGTGCAGTATCCGGAGCTCGTCTGGGCGTCGACAGTTGGCACGCTCGTGGTCGAACTCGGGCTCTTGCCCGCGGCACTCCTCGGTGTGAGCATCACGCCGCTCGTTCTCGGCCTCTACGGCATGACGACCGTGATCTGGCTCACGATGGGCATCCTCTTCGGTGACGTCTACATCTTCGTCGCGATGTTCTTCACGTGGGACGTGGTTTACGAGCGACTGGTCCGCGACCGTGAACTCGACTTGGTGTTCGACGAGCGGTGTTTCTTCTGTGCGCGAAGTCTCTA
This Salinigranum marinum DNA region includes the following protein-coding sequences:
- a CDS encoding ABC transporter ATP-binding protein codes for the protein MADPVLQGVDLVVERTGERILDGVSIDVPADATLLVQGPSGAGKTTLFNVLGLLDVPTSGSLYIDGRDASSLSERQRAVLRRDLVGFVFQDFQLIPDLTVRENAGLPQEHAGERDDQWLDRLFDALGISDLANQYPPTLSGGEKQRVAIARALSNRPAVVLADEPTGQLDPETAEAVLDLLFTTKERAGTALVVISHDRRLADRFPETLTLEDGTLSRERLRTPES
- a CDS encoding DUF393 domain-containing protein; this encodes MRLGFVNYARRPTRETPINDAVARFILGGYLIWKTVWYDWNEVLETPFLPYQNYSLLIPESATVLIVEKYLLVVTLLAFILGYRLRLSAFGSALLVSHLGVVRYVYNTSGGVTSLFIATYFLVFFGLYHHRSELSLDGVRRTRNEQLSALVGRLKSSARETYRMDTLRWNLLIFAVIYFGSGFDKLLQSGLAWIGSENLSRIIVVQDFLYEQTLPIGSSEVATPFGVWMVQYPELVWASTVGTLVVELGLLPAALLGVSITPLVLGLYGMTTVIWLTMGILFGDVYIFVAMFFTWDVVYERLVRDRELDLVFDERCFFCARSLYLFKLLDVNDTVNFYTQSDAPARYRNRDGVDFEDAMYVFDDGTAHRGYGAFRRLLDQFRVFTVFVWLMRLSPVEQVGERVYRYVADNRSRYFVCGVDADS